The genomic segment TGTGCAATGTGCAAGCGCTCGGCGGCACGGCTGAAATTCAGTTCGCTGGCAAGCGCACTGAAATACTTGAGATGACGAAGTTCCAATATACCTCCCGAGCATAGTGGGCGACAGAATCAATATTGTACGTTTTCTGCGGCAAGGCTTACACTATGCGCGAAAGCCAGTGACTATATACATCCGAGGTCTAAACGAGGTTGATATGCATAGCCAGTCAGTTAGCCTGGCGCCGCTGTACCGGCGCCGCGTATTCCAGTCCAGCGAAAAGGTCGATTGCCATGTCCAGGTGGCGCGTGAGCTGTCCGCGCATGACCTTTACTGGAAGGGCGATAACGTCGATACCGCGCTGTTCAAGGCGACCATACGCCAGCTACAGATATTCATGCTGAAGTATGGCGCTGAAGTCGTGGTCAGGCCGACCCTGTTCCAGGGGTTTGTGTTGGTGCACATGACCTTGAGCGGAGTTGCCGAAATTGAAGCGGACGGGCAGAAAATACGTATCCCGCAAGGCCAGGCGGCGGTGATTGCGCCCAAGCGCAATTTGCGGCTGTGGTGGCAGGCCGGCTCGGAGCAATTGATATTGAAAGTGCCGGTGGCGCTGTTTTCTGAAATCGACTTGCGCCGCGATGTCGATCTGGCCGGGACGCCTTCCCTGTTGTTGCTGCCGCAGCAAGTGGCATCGCATTGGGAACTGTTGATGCAGTCCTTGCTCGGGGTGCTGGGCTTGCCTGCTCCCGCGGCCAGCCATACGGAATGGATCAATCATTTTGAGCGCGGGGCGGTCGAATTTCTTTGGTCGCAACTGGCGCCGGGATCAGTGTCGTCGGCGCTCGCGGACACCGGCAAGCAATCGGCTGCCGAGATTGGCGATCACGGAAAATTCAGGCAGCTGGAAGCATTGGAGAACTATATTCAAGCGCGCTTATGCGCGCCGGTAACGCTGGCCGATCTGGCGCGTGCGACCGGCGTCAGCGTGCGCGGACTGAATATCTTGTGCCACCGGCATCATGGCGTGGCGCCCATGGATTTGCTGCGCAACATACGGCTGGATGCAGCGCGCCGGCGATTGCTGGAGCAGCCGGCAGCGACGGTCACCGAAACCGCTTTTGAATTCGGCTTTGCCCATATGGGGCGCTTCTCCGCCTACTATCGCCAGCGTTTCGGCGAGTTGCCGAAACAGACGCTGGTACGCCATCACTAATCAAGCGTTGAATCCGTCGAATCCGTTGAATCAATTGCCAACGCTATTTTTGCGCCCGCACCAGCAAGTTGATTTTGGCCGCCGCCGCCAGCAGCATCGGCAAACAATGTTCCAGCAACTGCGCAGGCGGCGGATTATTTACCTGGCCGCTGATGTTGATGGCCGCCACCACACGCCCGTTGCGGTCGACTACCGGCGCCGCCATCGACACCAGTCCCGGCTCCAGTTCTTCGTTGACCTGGCACCAGCCTTGTATCCGTACCTGGCGGATGATCTCGTACAGGCGTTGCGGATCGGTGACGGTATGCGGCGTATGCGCCGGCAATGACGCCGAAACCAGCCGTTGCTGCACGATGTCGTCCGGCAGTCCCGCCAGCAGCACCCGTCCCAGCGAAGTCGAATAAG from the Collimonas arenae genome contains:
- a CDS encoding AraC family transcriptional regulator; the protein is MHSQSVSLAPLYRRRVFQSSEKVDCHVQVARELSAHDLYWKGDNVDTALFKATIRQLQIFMLKYGAEVVVRPTLFQGFVLVHMTLSGVAEIEADGQKIRIPQGQAAVIAPKRNLRLWWQAGSEQLILKVPVALFSEIDLRRDVDLAGTPSLLLLPQQVASHWELLMQSLLGVLGLPAPAASHTEWINHFERGAVEFLWSQLAPGSVSSALADTGKQSAAEIGDHGKFRQLEALENYIQARLCAPVTLADLARATGVSVRGLNILCHRHHGVAPMDLLRNIRLDAARRRLLEQPAATVTETAFEFGFAHMGRFSAYYRQRFGELPKQTLVRHH